From the genome of Vibrio gangliei, one region includes:
- a CDS encoding MAPEG family protein, whose protein sequence is MLAMVHTGSRVIYNILYLLNIGLLRTLSWAIAMGCSFAIMWQCIPF, encoded by the coding sequence TTGCTAGCTATGGTCCATACCGGATCAAGAGTGATTTATAACATACTTTATTTGTTGAATATCGGCTTGTTACGCACGCTATCGTGGGCAATCGCGATGGGCTGTTCATTCGCTATTATGTGGCAATGTATTCCATTTTAA
- the hxpB gene encoding hexitol phosphatase HxpB gives MIKAAVFDMDGLMIDSEPFWQQAQLEVFPTVGVKITLQDTIDTTGIRIDQIVEQYYRTQPWESYSCEQVCDMVLARVIELVKEHKPMMPGLFHALETCQQAGLKIALASSSPMVLIQATLGALELDGVFEAVLSAEGLPYGKPHPEVYLNAAKALDVSSLDCVALEDSFTGLLAAKSAQMKTIVIPEESQREQARFVIADHKLTSLEQITPELLKAL, from the coding sequence ATGATTAAAGCTGCTGTATTCGACATGGATGGTTTGATGATTGACTCTGAACCATTCTGGCAACAAGCTCAACTAGAAGTATTCCCTACCGTGGGCGTTAAAATCACATTACAAGATACCATTGATACAACCGGTATTCGCATTGACCAGATCGTGGAACAATATTACCGTACACAGCCTTGGGAATCGTACAGCTGCGAACAAGTATGCGATATGGTTTTAGCTAGAGTGATTGAATTGGTCAAAGAACATAAACCGATGATGCCAGGACTTTTTCATGCTTTAGAAACTTGCCAACAAGCGGGTTTGAAAATCGCTTTAGCTTCTTCATCTCCAATGGTATTGATTCAAGCCACTCTTGGTGCATTAGAACTCGATGGTGTTTTTGAAGCCGTCTTATCAGCAGAAGGTTTACCTTATGGCAAGCCGCACCCAGAAGTCTATCTCAATGCTGCCAAGGCATTAGACGTATCATCATTAGATTGCGTGGCACTTGAGGACTCATTCACCGGTTTATTAGCGGCCAAATCCGCACAAATGAAAACCATCGTGATTCCAGAAGAAAGCCAACGTGAACAAGCACGCTTTGTGATTGCCGATCATAAGCTTACTTCACTTGAGCAAATCACACCTGAGTTGCTTAAAGCGTTATAA
- a CDS encoding DNA ligase gives MKKSDLLLYTCSATALINADIALASSELTPVSIKLAFANEYHDDLRLDEYWYSEKLDGIRAVWTGSELQTRTGNTIHAPAWFTESLPNEALDGELWAGRNQFQFVQRTVMDSKPSADWQHIVFMVFDRPNSSQDFEQRYQWLQDKIAPIDSPYLAVVDHHPLNSDKQLQALLSSIEAKSGEGIMLRHRFSQYQSGRTDDLIKVKSYQDSEAVVMGYKPGNGKYDGLTGSLLVKWMNGKTFYLGSGLSDEERQNPPPIGSKVNFKYNGLTQSGLPRFARFSHIRAE, from the coding sequence ATGAAAAAGTCGGATCTTCTTCTATATACATGTTCTGCCACAGCCCTCATTAATGCCGATATAGCCTTGGCTTCGTCAGAGCTAACACCCGTTTCAATTAAGCTGGCTTTCGCCAATGAATATCATGATGATCTACGTTTAGATGAGTATTGGTATAGCGAAAAGCTTGATGGAATTCGCGCCGTTTGGACTGGCTCTGAATTACAAACTCGTACTGGAAATACCATCCACGCACCAGCATGGTTTACTGAATCATTACCAAACGAAGCCTTAGATGGTGAGTTGTGGGCAGGAAGAAATCAATTTCAATTTGTTCAACGAACGGTCATGGATAGCAAGCCAAGTGCTGATTGGCAACACATCGTATTTATGGTGTTTGACCGACCTAATTCTTCACAAGATTTTGAGCAACGTTATCAGTGGCTACAAGATAAAATTGCTCCCATAGATAGTCCATATCTTGCTGTTGTTGATCACCATCCGCTTAACAGTGATAAACAACTTCAAGCATTGCTATCCAGTATTGAAGCCAAATCAGGTGAGGGAATTATGCTTCGACATCGATTTAGTCAATATCAATCAGGCAGAACGGATGATTTGATTAAAGTAAAGTCATATCAAGATTCTGAAGCCGTAGTTATGGGCTATAAACCTGGAAATGGTAAGTATGATGGGTTAACAGGTTCACTTTTAGTGAAATGGATGAATGGGAAAACATTTTATCTAGGCTCAGGGTTAAGTGATGAAGAACGGCAAAACCCACCACCGATTGGATCAAAAGTTAATTTTAAATATAACGGTTTAACACAAAGTGGTTTGCCTAGGTTTGCTCGTTTTAGCCATATTCGGGCAGAATAA
- a CDS encoding MATE family efflux transporter yields MHRYRKETLILVKLSTPVLLASIAQTGMGFIDTVMAGGVSATDMAAVAVASSIWLPSILFGIGLLLALVPVVAQLNGSGRQIRIAHEIQQGFYLSFLVAIPIILVLSQTRHILEIMHIEPTMAAKTNGYMFAMIFAVPAFLLFQTLRSLSDGLSLTKPAMILGFLGLALNIPLNWIFVYGKFGMPELGAVGCGVATAIVYWVMFLCMLCYVLIARRFKNIHIFSEFHKPNAHSLRRLFRLGFPIAAALFFEVTLFAVVALLIAPLGPLVVAAHQVAINFSSLIFMLPMSIGAAVSIRVGHQLGEQSVEGAKISTHVGLLAAFGTAVVTALLTVIFRDSIIALYTDNQEVTIIALHLLLMAAIYQCSDALQVVGAGALRGYKDTGSIFSRTFISYWVIGMPAGYILGMTTWFTDEPMGVTGFWIGIILGLTTAAFLLTKRLLWLHKQDDTVQLNFSLR; encoded by the coding sequence GTGCACCGATATCGTAAAGAAACCCTCATACTTGTCAAACTCTCCACTCCTGTCTTACTGGCGTCAATAGCACAAACCGGCATGGGCTTTATTGATACGGTGATGGCTGGCGGTGTCAGTGCGACCGATATGGCAGCGGTTGCTGTCGCTTCAAGTATTTGGTTACCTTCGATTTTATTTGGTATTGGGCTATTGTTAGCTCTGGTTCCTGTGGTCGCTCAACTCAATGGTTCTGGTCGCCAGATTCGTATTGCTCACGAGATTCAGCAAGGTTTCTACTTATCTTTTTTAGTCGCGATTCCCATTATCTTGGTCTTATCTCAAACTCGACATATTCTTGAGATCATGCATATTGAGCCCACAATGGCAGCCAAAACAAACGGCTATATGTTTGCCATGATCTTTGCTGTGCCTGCATTTTTACTATTCCAAACATTGCGCAGCTTATCAGATGGTTTGTCTCTCACTAAGCCTGCAATGATATTAGGATTCTTAGGCTTAGCGCTAAATATCCCGCTTAACTGGATCTTCGTTTACGGTAAGTTTGGTATGCCTGAACTTGGCGCTGTCGGCTGTGGAGTGGCCACTGCAATTGTATACTGGGTGATGTTTTTGTGCATGCTATGCTATGTATTGATTGCACGCCGATTCAAAAACATTCACATTTTCAGTGAGTTTCATAAGCCTAACGCACATTCGCTTCGCCGCTTATTCCGCTTAGGCTTCCCTATTGCTGCAGCATTATTTTTTGAGGTGACACTCTTTGCCGTTGTCGCATTGCTCATTGCACCACTCGGTCCATTAGTGGTTGCTGCGCACCAAGTTGCCATTAACTTTTCATCATTGATCTTCATGCTACCAATGAGTATTGGTGCAGCGGTGAGTATTCGTGTTGGGCATCAATTGGGCGAGCAAAGCGTTGAAGGTGCAAAAATTTCCACGCACGTGGGATTGCTTGCAGCATTTGGTACCGCAGTGGTTACCGCATTGTTGACGGTAATTTTCCGTGATTCAATCATTGCACTTTACACCGATAACCAGGAAGTAACGATCATCGCCCTACACTTATTACTTATGGCTGCGATTTATCAATGTAGTGATGCATTGCAAGTTGTGGGTGCTGGTGCTTTACGTGGTTATAAAGACACCGGCTCAATCTTTAGCCGCACGTTTATCTCTTACTGGGTCATTGGAATGCCAGCGGGTTATATTCTCGGTATGACAACATGGTTCACCGATGAACCGATGGGTGTAACGGGGTTCTGGATTGGTATTATCTTAGGCTTAACCACCGCGGCATTCTTGCTGACTAAACGTCTACTTTGGTTACACAAACAAGATGACACCGTGCAGCTTAATTTCTCATTAAGATGA
- a CDS encoding CPXCG motif-containing cysteine-rich protein: MIKYTEKRVTCPHCGHQIGMTIDSSIGNQEFYDDCPSCNHAIHLELKVDNAKIQLTAGVEDHPTF, encoded by the coding sequence ATGATAAAATACACTGAAAAAAGAGTAACGTGTCCACATTGCGGACACCAGATTGGAATGACGATTGATTCATCTATTGGCAATCAAGAGTTTTATGACGATTGCCCATCTTGTAATCATGCCATTCATTTAGAACTCAAAGTTGATAATGCAAAAATTCAACTGACTGCGGGTGTTGAAGATCACCCCACTTTCTAA
- a CDS encoding fructosamine kinase family protein, translating to MWQGISQQLSDILAFEFNIEEREKLSGGDSNQCYMISDGQQRYFVKVNDREYLQKFESEIENLSNLLHTSTLSVPQPVIAGVTKENAFLILNFLPTKPLELPKDKYAFGQQLAKLHQWGEQREYGYDADTYVGLNIQPNAWHKKWGLFFSEYRIGWQLQLLKEKGIDLGDIAEIVAKVKHIIGAHSPKPSLLHGNLSRNNYALSVNGVICYDPSSYWGDPECDLAIAEAFSDLGPDFFSGYESIQLIDSGYEKRKSVYQLYYLLCHCNQYGGDYLEQSYSLIQSLFAKDII from the coding sequence ATGTGGCAAGGTATCTCGCAGCAACTTTCAGATATATTGGCTTTCGAATTTAACATTGAAGAAAGAGAAAAGTTATCTGGCGGCGATAGCAACCAATGCTATATGATCTCTGATGGCCAGCAACGTTACTTTGTTAAAGTAAACGATAGAGAATATCTACAAAAGTTTGAATCTGAAATCGAAAACCTTTCTAATCTACTTCATACTAGCACCCTCTCCGTTCCTCAACCGGTGATAGCAGGCGTAACGAAAGAAAACGCTTTTTTGATTTTAAACTTTCTTCCGACTAAGCCCCTCGAACTACCAAAAGATAAATATGCCTTTGGTCAACAATTAGCCAAACTTCATCAATGGGGTGAACAAAGAGAATACGGTTATGACGCCGATACTTATGTTGGGCTTAATATTCAACCTAATGCTTGGCATAAAAAGTGGGGCTTGTTCTTTTCAGAATATAGGATTGGTTGGCAACTTCAGTTACTAAAAGAAAAAGGCATTGATCTAGGTGATATTGCTGAAATCGTAGCAAAAGTAAAACACATCATAGGTGCTCATTCCCCTAAACCATCATTACTGCATGGCAACCTAAGTCGCAATAATTATGCTCTATCGGTAAATGGTGTCATTTGTTACGACCCATCAAGTTACTGGGGAGATCCTGAGTGCGATCTTGCTATCGCTGAAGCATTTAGTGACCTTGGTCCTGACTTTTTCTCTGGTTACGAAAGTATACAATTGATTGATTCTGGCTATGAAAAGCGTAAGTCAGTCTATCAACTCTACTATCTACTGTGTCACTGCAACCAATATGGCGGTGACTATCTCGAACAGTCTTATTCCCTGATTCAGTCACTCTTTGCTAAAGATATTATTTAG
- a CDS encoding NlpC/P60 family protein, whose translation MKKALILPLLTLSLVAGCASTPPPEPLPSTPTEKQEFTQLYHSWSGVPYRFGGTSKKGIDCSAFMQVTMSTIYQLHLPRSTELQSKQGRYIPEDQAAFGDLVFFKTSWNQRHVGMYIGENQFMHASTSKGVIISRLDNPYWASKFWQFRRINPPS comes from the coding sequence ATGAAAAAAGCGCTGATCTTGCCATTATTAACGCTGTCTTTAGTCGCGGGTTGTGCTTCAACACCTCCGCCAGAACCTCTACCTTCGACTCCGACAGAAAAACAAGAATTCACTCAACTGTATCATTCTTGGTCTGGCGTACCGTATCGATTTGGTGGAACCAGCAAGAAAGGCATTGATTGCTCAGCATTTATGCAAGTTACCATGTCGACCATTTATCAACTTCACCTACCTCGCTCGACGGAACTTCAAAGTAAACAAGGTCGTTATATTCCTGAAGACCAAGCAGCATTTGGGGATCTCGTCTTTTTCAAAACCAGTTGGAATCAACGCCATGTAGGTATGTATATAGGCGAAAACCAATTCATGCATGCTTCTACTTCAAAAGGTGTCATCATCTCTCGTTTAGATAACCCCTATTGGGCAAGTAAATTCTGGCAATTCAGGCGTATCAATCCACCTAGCTGA
- the nagK gene encoding N-acetylglucosamine kinase yields MYYGFDVGGTKIEFGAFNEKLERVATERVPTPGEDYQALLTTLAGLVAKYDEQFGVKGLVGLGIPGMESVEDNSLMTSNVPAAKGKFLRKDLEALIDRPLKIANDANCFALSEAWDEEHQGKESVLGLILGTGFGGGIVVNGHVVSGGSHVAGELGHTRMPLDAWFYLSNSMEGKEAPLFSCGCDKKGCIDNYLSGRGFEQLYHHYYDEKLKAINIIQNYQQNEPKAVEHVNRFMDFLAICLGNIFTAFDPDVVVLGGGLSNFEAIYEEMPKRIPPHLLSVGKVPKIIKAKHGDSGGVRGAAFLNIS; encoded by the coding sequence ATGTATTATGGATTTGATGTCGGTGGTACCAAGATTGAGTTTGGTGCTTTTAACGAAAAATTAGAAAGAGTTGCTACAGAGCGCGTCCCAACTCCAGGTGAAGATTACCAAGCGCTACTTACCACGCTTGCTGGATTGGTTGCCAAATACGATGAGCAATTTGGAGTAAAGGGGTTAGTCGGCCTTGGTATCCCTGGAATGGAAAGTGTTGAAGACAATTCATTAATGACGTCAAACGTACCTGCAGCTAAAGGGAAGTTCTTACGTAAAGATCTTGAAGCTTTGATTGATCGCCCTTTGAAAATTGCCAATGACGCTAACTGTTTTGCACTGTCTGAAGCTTGGGATGAGGAACACCAAGGTAAAGAGAGTGTTCTTGGCTTGATCTTAGGTACTGGTTTTGGCGGTGGTATTGTCGTTAATGGTCATGTTGTTTCAGGTGGCAGCCACGTTGCGGGTGAATTAGGTCATACTCGTATGCCACTAGACGCTTGGTTTTATTTAAGTAATAGCATGGAAGGGAAAGAAGCGCCTTTATTTAGCTGTGGCTGTGATAAAAAAGGCTGCATTGATAACTACTTGTCAGGCCGTGGCTTCGAACAGCTTTATCACCATTACTATGATGAAAAACTCAAAGCGATTAATATTATTCAAAATTATCAACAGAATGAGCCGAAAGCGGTCGAGCATGTGAATCGTTTTATGGATTTTCTTGCGATTTGTTTAGGTAATATTTTTACTGCGTTTGATCCTGATGTTGTGGTTCTTGGTGGTGGTCTATCAAATTTCGAAGCTATTTATGAAGAGATGCCAAAACGTATACCACCGCATTTATTGTCAGTTGGAAAGGTGCCAAAAATCATCAAAGCAAAACATGGTGACTCAGGCGGTGTTCGCGGTGCGGCATTCTTGAATATCAGTTAG
- a CDS encoding DUF2960 family protein, translating to MSRTILYTYKNEEKTLAFSYRDYHSIHEAVAAHEGIDLREYLKMEQAIEAVSDTKTVRDYRDAHFRKLGFGKITLMPKENIGIGQKKKNQ from the coding sequence ATGTCTCGTACTATTTTATACACCTACAAAAATGAAGAAAAAACGCTCGCATTTAGTTATCGCGACTATCATTCTATCCATGAGGCCGTTGCTGCCCACGAAGGAATCGATTTACGTGAATATTTAAAGATGGAACAAGCAATTGAAGCGGTATCCGACACAAAAACGGTTCGTGATTACCGAGATGCTCACTTCCGTAAACTTGGATTTGGCAAAATCACATTAATGCCAAAAGAAAACATTGGTATTGGTCAGAAAAAGAAAAACCAATAG
- a CDS encoding mechanosensitive ion channel family protein, with product MKKIFAFLFLIVLSTSVFAADETANHLENITQFTSLIRWGGVFFSFVVIFASWVLLRFTNKLVETFSSQFVQYRMVLQKLQSFFQFLVYMTAGIVVFMMSFRINDQILTLIGGTLAVSIGFALKDLAASFIAGLTVMIDRPFQVGDRVTFEGNYGDIITIGLRSVRMRTLTDDIITIPNNKFLSEVTMSGNYGALDMQCVIPFYIGMDQDINLARDLIQEAASSSRYIHLPKPVVVLVSQEIADNYLAIKLTCKAYVVDTVYEKLFETDITLRVMKEFRRHNINPPMIAVRSTMQ from the coding sequence ATGAAAAAAATATTCGCATTTCTTTTTCTAATTGTTTTATCCACATCGGTATTTGCTGCTGATGAAACTGCTAACCACCTAGAAAATATCACTCAATTTACTAGCCTTATCCGCTGGGGTGGCGTCTTCTTTTCATTTGTGGTGATTTTTGCATCCTGGGTTTTATTACGCTTTACCAATAAGTTAGTTGAAACCTTTAGCTCACAGTTCGTTCAATATCGAATGGTGCTGCAAAAACTACAGTCATTTTTCCAGTTCTTGGTGTATATGACCGCAGGTATCGTCGTTTTCATGATGAGCTTTAGAATCAACGATCAAATCTTAACCTTGATTGGTGGTACGCTTGCGGTATCGATCGGTTTTGCCTTAAAAGACCTAGCGGCCTCCTTCATTGCAGGTTTGACGGTTATGATAGACCGCCCCTTCCAAGTTGGTGACCGCGTAACATTTGAGGGTAATTACGGAGATATCATTACCATAGGTTTACGCTCAGTGCGTATGAGAACTCTGACCGATGACATCATCACTATCCCAAATAACAAATTCTTGAGTGAAGTGACCATGAGCGGTAACTATGGTGCATTGGATATGCAGTGCGTGATTCCGTTCTATATCGGTATGGATCAAGACATCAATTTGGCGCGTGATTTAATTCAAGAAGCCGCCTCTTCTAGTCGTTATATCCACTTGCCTAAACCTGTTGTCGTGCTAGTCAGCCAAGAAATTGCCGATAACTACCTAGCGATTAAACTCACATGTAAAGCATATGTGGTTGATACTGTTTATGAAAAGTTGTTTGAAACCGATATTACGCTTCGAGTGATGAAAGAGTTTCGTCGTCACAATATTAACCCGCCGATGATTGCGGTTCGTTCTACTATGCAATAA
- a CDS encoding ATP-binding protein, which produces MGKIYQTLITLLLFFSLGAHAEWEPTHQTKVPQISSSAEKIAQQVEELPDPLFMTAADHAKIDELLSTTLYQIGVNTKGFESALKTYRKVDGEDAWITTQEYYLTLHSFNRSKQNLLKLVDSRVYNKLTGFGPFGVTQFKNEIHITQLNAQFLLYFQIQSFKQFIEDLAISPVPVIAMVIKLFLVYLILNWWLRNSPDMIRHFRKSKLETTNAPPLWIRLIWYISKANKPIAWLIAITVSLDILSGLQSLQHVKFLDIFTWWVLGGSIAVKFILEFVYRNSRSTSKDIIALRLSTIRYYVWSVIGAGVLLQITKTTVGEGTIYHWVSSLMFLWFIFITVLVLKKWKPYVFRETNENHDQPIWAQWAVNHKNSFGLSTISTAIMTFWIFSRNVKQFIISNLSNYAFFSQALAYLFRIEVAKQSDNGGSNTNLVKLKGDDIYQYVLPGSEDSELIGYATEEIKQLSRYILSDSPAMCVVSGERGIGTTTLLKQILYRVNNAQAIYLNCPNSGYAELIADLAEQLGLSAESTDIQVLAHLRKSETNYLITVDNAQRLVKPMVGGLSGLMKFANLMRRSKKNHRVLLAIEKSSWRFVDRARGERLLFDLVTFMPRWTESQISELLDSRLNQNVDNPVSFDDLNLPKQWDQDDVSEEERARHGFYRILWHYADGNPTVALRFFRLSLRKDQQTDKVVVRLFQAPQSDELEKMPKPMLAILRSIVQLEVSTPEELSECTQLTIPEVIGTLRYFESRDYIEWSGDKARISDHWYRFITNALHRQHLLVK; this is translated from the coding sequence ATGGGTAAGATTTACCAAACCTTAATAACCTTACTACTCTTTTTTTCTTTAGGTGCACATGCCGAATGGGAACCTACTCACCAAACCAAAGTGCCCCAAATATCGAGCAGTGCTGAAAAAATTGCACAGCAAGTAGAGGAACTACCTGACCCATTATTCATGACTGCGGCAGATCATGCCAAGATTGACGAACTTCTTTCTACCACACTTTATCAAATTGGCGTCAATACCAAAGGCTTTGAATCGGCGCTAAAAACCTATCGAAAAGTAGATGGTGAAGACGCATGGATCACAACGCAAGAATATTATTTAACTCTACACAGCTTCAATCGCTCAAAGCAGAATTTGTTGAAACTGGTTGATAGCCGAGTGTATAACAAATTGACTGGCTTTGGTCCATTCGGTGTCACTCAGTTTAAGAATGAAATACATATTACACAGCTAAACGCTCAGTTTTTGCTGTATTTTCAAATCCAAAGTTTTAAGCAATTTATCGAAGATTTAGCGATTTCCCCGGTTCCGGTTATTGCTATGGTCATCAAACTATTCTTAGTTTATTTAATCTTAAATTGGTGGCTACGTAATAGCCCGGATATGATTCGTCATTTCCGGAAATCTAAGCTAGAAACCACGAATGCTCCCCCGCTTTGGATTCGTCTTATTTGGTATATCAGTAAAGCGAATAAGCCCATTGCATGGTTAATAGCCATCACGGTTTCCCTCGACATTCTTTCAGGTCTACAAAGCCTTCAACATGTCAAATTCCTAGATATTTTCACATGGTGGGTATTAGGTGGATCTATTGCGGTTAAATTCATTTTAGAATTTGTTTATCGCAATAGTCGCAGTACATCGAAAGACATCATTGCGCTCCGCCTCTCCACTATTCGTTATTATGTGTGGAGCGTGATTGGCGCAGGTGTGTTGCTACAAATCACGAAAACGACGGTCGGTGAAGGTACGATTTACCATTGGGTATCGAGCCTTATGTTCCTCTGGTTTATTTTTATTACTGTTTTAGTTCTGAAAAAATGGAAACCATACGTCTTTAGAGAAACAAATGAGAACCACGATCAGCCAATTTGGGCACAATGGGCCGTTAATCATAAAAATAGCTTTGGATTATCGACGATTTCCACAGCCATCATGACGTTTTGGATTTTTTCACGAAATGTGAAGCAATTTATTATCTCTAATTTGTCAAACTATGCCTTCTTCAGCCAAGCCCTAGCTTACCTATTCCGTATTGAAGTCGCTAAACAAAGTGATAATGGTGGTAGCAATACTAATTTGGTGAAACTGAAAGGTGACGACATTTATCAGTACGTCTTACCAGGCAGTGAAGACAGTGAATTGATTGGTTATGCGACCGAAGAGATTAAGCAGTTATCCCGTTATATCCTTTCTGACAGCCCTGCTATGTGTGTGGTGTCTGGTGAACGTGGAATCGGCACGACGACCTTGTTGAAACAAATTTTGTACCGTGTGAATAATGCACAAGCTATTTACTTGAATTGCCCTAATTCTGGTTATGCCGAATTGATTGCTGACCTAGCGGAACAATTAGGTTTAAGTGCGGAATCGACAGATATTCAAGTGCTGGCGCACCTTCGCAAAAGTGAAACCAACTATTTGATTACAGTTGATAATGCTCAACGCTTGGTTAAGCCAATGGTTGGTGGTTTATCTGGTTTGATGAAATTTGCCAATTTGATGCGCCGTTCTAAGAAAAACCACCGAGTGCTATTAGCCATTGAGAAATCCAGCTGGCGATTTGTCGACCGTGCTCGAGGTGAACGCTTATTGTTTGACTTGGTGACGTTTATGCCACGTTGGACGGAGTCTCAAATATCAGAACTCTTGGATTCTCGTTTAAATCAAAATGTCGACAACCCAGTATCATTTGACGATTTAAACTTACCTAAGCAATGGGATCAAGATGACGTTTCTGAGGAAGAACGTGCTCGTCATGGCTTCTATCGCATCTTATGGCATTATGCCGACGGTAACCCTACCGTCGCATTGCGTTTCTTCCGCCTATCACTGCGTAAAGACCAACAAACCGATAAAGTGGTGGTCCGCTTATTCCAAGCTCCGCAATCGGATGAGTTAGAAAAAATGCCAAAACCTATGTTGGCCATTCTGCGATCGATTGTACAACTTGAGGTTTCAACACCGGAAGAATTATCGGAATGTACCCAATTAACCATTCCTGAAGTTATTGGCACCCTGCGCTACTTTGAAAGCCGTGACTATATTGAATGGTCAGGTGATAAAGCTCGTATTTCCGATCACTGGTATCGATTCATTACCAATGCCTTACACCGTCAACACTTATTGGTGAAGTAG
- the cobB gene encoding Sir2 family NAD+-dependent deacetylase yields the protein MFFPYQNIVVLTGAGISAESGIQTFRAQDGLWENHRIEDVATPEGYAYDPELVQDFYNRRRQSLKNPQVKPNAAHQALAELERKLEGKVTIITQNIDNLHERAGSEHIIHMHGELLKIRCPESNQVFECQEDVGVHDLCHCCQIPSPLRPHVVWFGEMPLQMAEIYEVIEDADLFVSIGTSGVVYPAAGFVHDAKMHGAHTIEINLEPSAVESEFAEKRYGKASIEVPKLVKELLG from the coding sequence ATGTTTTTTCCATATCAAAATATTGTTGTATTAACTGGCGCAGGGATATCTGCAGAGTCGGGTATTCAAACCTTTCGCGCTCAAGATGGATTATGGGAAAACCATCGAATTGAGGATGTAGCGACACCTGAAGGTTACGCGTATGATCCTGAATTAGTTCAAGATTTCTATAATCGACGTCGACAAAGTTTAAAGAACCCGCAGGTAAAACCGAACGCAGCCCATCAAGCCCTTGCGGAATTAGAGCGCAAACTGGAAGGCAAGGTTACCATCATCACGCAAAATATTGATAATTTACATGAGCGCGCTGGTAGTGAGCATATTATTCACATGCATGGTGAGCTATTAAAAATTCGCTGTCCTGAATCAAATCAAGTGTTTGAATGCCAAGAAGATGTTGGCGTTCATGATTTATGCCATTGTTGTCAAATTCCAAGCCCTTTACGACCGCATGTTGTTTGGTTCGGCGAAATGCCGCTACAAATGGCTGAAATATATGAAGTAATAGAAGATGCTGACTTATTTGTTTCTATTGGCACTTCAGGGGTAGTTTATCCTGCTGCTGGCTTCGTACATGATGCAAAAATGCACGGCGCACATACGATTGAAATCAATTTGGAGCCTAGTGCAGTGGAAAGCGAATTCGCCGAAAAGCGGTATGGAAAAGCCAGTATAGAAGTCCCCAAATTAGTCAAAGAGCTCTTAGGGTAA